CACTTTAACTTTGATAATGTTTTGCAAGTAGATAGCAAGGATTAAACTAAAAGATCAGCTCATATTATTATTTCTCCTATCTTTCTCACAGACATATACTGGCAATATTTTGATTGCAATAAACCCATTTCAAAGATTGCCTCATCTGTATGATACTCACATGATGGAGCAATATAAAGGAGCAGCTTTTGGGGAACTTAGTCCGCATGTTTTTGCAGTTGCAGATGTTGCGTACAGGTAACCTTAATCCTTTTTATTACCAGTGCTTTGGGTAGTGACTAGAGAGCTAGATTTCATAGTGGAATTAAGGTTTGATAATTTGTTGACTGGGAGGTATAATGTTCCATTTGTTAAATAGGGCAATGATTAATGAGGCAAAGAGCAACTCTATTTTGGTGAGTGGAGAAAGTGGTGCTGGAAAAACAGAGACGACAAAGATGCTTATGAGATACCTTGCACATCTGGGTGGTAGGTCTGGAGTTGAAGGGCGGACAGTTGAACAACAAGTTCTGGAAGTAAGATTGAAGCTTCCTTCTTGTGACTTACActtaaatattgtaaatttgTCTTTATATCTTCTCACAAGATCCAAATGGGTTGGAATTGGTGCCTGATTTGGTGTTGGTAATAAATGTTACAGTCCAACCCAGTTCTTGAAGCATTTGGCAATGCTAAGACAGTTAGGAACAACAACTCAAGGTGGGTACTTGTCATTGaacttttataatataattcCAATATATGAATTAGTTAAATCGTGCTTGTGTTTATGATCTTCTTCGAAGGCACTTCTAATTTACATTGATCATGGCCGTGCAATGTAGTCGTTTTGGTAAATTTGTTGAGATACAATTTGACAAGAATGGGAGGATATCTGGGGCTGCTATTCGAACTTATCTGCTAGAGAGGTCCCGTGTTTGCCAGATTTCGGATCCTGAAAGGAACTACCATTGCTTTTATCTTCTTTGTGCAGCACCTTCTGAGgtatatttgttcttttttgttttagttgTGCCTTATTGGTGTCAAAACTTTTGCCTCAAGATATTAAACACAGAAGATGCAGGCATATAAAAGGAAACATCTGATATTTGCCTTACAATTTCTCAGGTCCGAGAGAAGTACAAGTTGGGAAATCCTCTATCTTTTCATTACTTAAATCAGTCCAACTGTTATGAACTTGATGGAGTAAATGATGCCCATGAATATCTTGCAACCAGAAGGGCTATGGATATAGTTGGAATTAGTGAGGAAGAGCAGGTTAGTCTTTAAGTTATTGGgatatcttgttttcttatGTTTCTAACAACAAATAGAATCTTGCAGGAGGCAATTTTTAGAGTGGTGGCAGCAATTCTTCATCTTGGTAACATTGAATTTGCGAAGGGGAAGGAGATAGACTCTTCAGTCATTAAGGATGAGAAATCTAGGTTTCATCTTAATATGACTGCTGAACTGCTGAAGTAACTCTTCCttctcatttgaatttgaaatgcaTTTTAACATCTAAAGGCTGTTTTTTAACTTGAGCATCAATTAACCAATGTCATGTTACAGGTGTGATGCCAAGAGTTTAGAAGATGCACTGATTAAGCGTGTCATGGTGACGCCTGAGGAAGTTATTACGAGAACTCTTGATCCTGTTGCTGCTCTGGGTAGCAGGGATGCTTTAGCCAAAACCATATATTCTCGCTTATTTGACTGGTAAGGAGATTCAATACTGAAGCCTGTGTGCTAACTACATGTCAAGAACACAAATGTATAATCTGTAACATTTCTGATTTGTTATTTAGGTTCTTACAAGTTATTCTCTTTCACTCATAGGATTGTGGAGAAAATAAATCGTTCAATTGGGCAGGACCCAAACTCGAAATCAATAATTGGTGTTCTTGACATATATGGGTTTGAAAGTTTTAAGCACAATAGGTAAGATTTTCTACACAGATTCTTTTCTGAAGCCATGTATACCTTGTATGCATGATACTGACATACTCCCATGCACGATAGCTTTGAACAGTTCTGCATCAATTTTACAAATGAAAAGCTGCAACAACACTTCAACCAGGTTAGCTTTTTGGTTGCATGAGTTTCTACCCAGTGTTTTGGCTACCTTATCTGGGCTTGCTTAAGTAAAATAATGGTATTGCATGTTGCAGCATGTGTTCAAGATGGAACAAGAAGAGTAtacaaaagaagaaattaattggAGCTATATTGAGTTTGTTGATAACCAAGATGTGCTTGATCTGATTGAGAAGGTTTTCCTAGATGCTTGTTGAgttctttttcatttatatgaGGAATCTGTGTGACTAAAATTTTGCCTTGTCATACTTCTTGTACTAGCATGAcaaatttgatcattttgatGCATATCTTTTATTCACATGTATCTCATTTTGGATTATGGACCTGACAAATTTAATCTTGTGCAGAAACCTGGTGGAATAATAGCACTACTAGATGAAGCCTGGTATGCAGTTGATTTCTGACATTTCTTGACCCATAATTTATTCTAGATCTTATGAATTTCATGTTACTTTGTTTTTCTGGGATTTGTAACTCCTATATTTTTgtagatattttatatttctgcTGTTTTGTATGGATGGATTAACTGCCTAGAACTATTCTATGCACTTGTTGTATTTTCACTCCCTATTGGGTGGACAATACTTATCTAAATGCTCTTGCAGCATGTTTCCCAAGGCGACTCATGAAACATTTGCTCAGAAACTGTACCAGACATTTGCAAAGAACAAGCGCTTTACTAAGCCTAAGCTTTCTCGAACTAGTTTCACCATCTCTCACTATGCAGGAGAGGTAAACACTTGTTAACCATGCATTAGGTTCATCTTTCTGGATGTTATTTGCTGTTATTTTGCTAAAATATGCCTCTATTTTCCAGGTCATTTATCAAGCTGATTTGTTTCTGGACAAAAACAAGGATTATGTTGTGGCAGAACATCAAGATCTGTTGACAGCATCCAAGTGCTCTTTTGTGGCTGGTCTATTCCCTGCACTTCCAGAGGAATCGTCAAAGTCATCCAAGTTCTCTTCGATTGGTTCTCGTTTTAAGGTATTATTAACCTGTTGTCATTTTGGTTTTCCTCTTCCAGATGAGGTGCACTGCTTCTAAATTTAGTAGTGTATTTGTTTGCTGAAGTTATAAACTCTATAATGACCGtgataaaagaaagaacataTGCTCTTGCTCATATGTTTCCATGCTTGACAAAGAAAATAATCTTGAGTTCTTTAATTGTTATGTTCTACAATAGTTGCCTGATAAACCTAGATGTCAAGACTTCAGATTTAGAGCTCCAAGGCAATTGAAGTAGCACATTCTTTCCCTATTCAAACTGACAAGGCTAGATAAGTAGGATAAAGTTCAGGTCCTGTCTGGAAAAATATTAATGTTGGCTGTTGCAAATATGGTTTGTTGGTTTGTTAATCCTTTAAGCCACAGGACCTCTTCCAGTTGTTAGATATATGCTTGTACACAGAAAATCATGAATTCAACATATTATATGCTACTTATTGATATCTCAGTTAAATTGTAACTAAAACACtgtatagaaagaaaaaaatcctGTTCCTTTTTATCATTACAAGTCCAAAGCCATTTTGACATAGTCATACCTTTATGATGTCTCTGTGaaatctaaatttatataatctGCATTTTTGTTCATAACTTTGCAGAGTTACCATATATGGAAGTGGTCTGTTTTCTCATCCAGATCTCAGTTGttactttttgattttttttcccaagtTGTAAATCAATTGTCACTGCATCTGTGAcaaattgtttgatttaaatacATGGTCAGACTGCTTGATTTATATTTCAATGAAATGCTAGTCATCTATGGCAGGTAATTTTGTCGCTTGAGATGAGACTTCTTGTCTTTCACTAAGATTTCTTGTAATGTTCCAGACTTGAGACCCTAAACTTCTTTGAGGTCTTATTGCAACATGAAgacccttttctttctttcgaagatctttttattttttattgatatgCTTTTCTGAGAAGACCTTTATGAGTAGCTAGAGCCTTGGTTCCTGAGAAATCTCTGGTCAGGATTGCCTTTAATTTCAATTGACATAGATTCACAGAAGTGAACTGATTTAGTTTAGTGTTGTCAATTGACATAGATTCACAGAAGTGAACTGATTTAGTCTAGTGTTGTCAATTTCCTCTAATGGTAATTTGATATGTGCTGTTACATGCTTGCTAGTGCTTAGGCTATTATGAATGCAGGTATGTACCATTAAATTAATGGGTTCGAGTGTATTCTGATGGATAAGTGGTATTTCCAATTGCAGCTGCAACTTCAATCTTTAATGGAGACCTTGAGTTCAACGGAACCTCACTATATCAGATGTGTGAAACCTAACAACGTCCTCAGGCCtgctatttttgaaaacatcaatGTGATCCAACAATTGCGTTGTGGTGTAAGTACATAGCGGGCAACCTTGATACCTCATGTTGTACCTCACGCAATTACCCAACCTATAAAAATGATACCTCATGGTTCATTTTGCTATGAATCACATGATTGTCCATTATTTCATGATATAGGGTGTTCTTGAGGCAATTAGGATTAGCTGTGCTGGATACCCCACTAGACGAACCTTTTATGAGTTTCTCCTCCGTTTTGGTGTTCTTGCTCCTGACGTTTTGGAGGGAAAGTAAGTTTCACTCATTTAGTCTTGTTTTCTTGAGTTTACCTCAAGGATATGTGTATGATTTCAGAATGTTGTAAagctaaatattattttaattgataacatattttctttattcctTCATTTCTGCAGCTATGATGACAAAGTTGCATGCCAGATGATTCTTGATAAAATGGGGTTGAAAGGCTATCAGGTAACCCTGTCATTGTTTTGAATCTCTTGTCCTGTTAAGGCTATGCTCAAAGCTTCATCAATGTTCTGTAACCTCCAAGAAGTTGTAGAATTCTTGGTTCATATTTAAAAtgcttctttttgtttgtttgttttagtttatactTCTTTCTCCTGCCTACTAAATTGTCTATTTGAACCATTTATCCTGATGGAGTCTTAAGACCTTTTACCCTGTATagctcaatgaatttgatttggCAGATAGGCAAGGCAAAGGTCTTCCTGCGGGCTGGTCAGATGGCCGAGTTGGATGCCAGAAGGGCAGAGGTTCTTGGCAATGCGGCTAAAAAGATCCAAAGGCAAATTCGTACTTACATTGCTCGCAAGGAGTTCATTTTGTTACGCGAGGCTGCTATTCAGTTGCAGTCATGTTGGCGAGGTAATTTATCATTCATTATATGTTATACCTTGTTGTGGTTTGTCTTTAGTTTTTCATTGAATGTGCATTGTAAATTTGAGATAATTGTATCATTGTTGGTCAGAGAGGTTTTTGTACAATTTTTCAGTGCTTTCTATGGGTTTTCAAATCGACGATGTAGAAATTCcttggaaaaaatattttagatgtATAGTAATTTGGAAGTATGAATGGATAAGCACGGTTGGTTTGCATTGTTGGTCAGAGAGGTTTATGGTTTGCTTTCTATGGTTGGTTTGCATATATAACTTAAATTCATATGGACAGATCAtttctttctatatttattGGCTGTGTAGTGGGTAAggaatggaggatggcttgtcCTATGGCAAAGGGTAACATGACAGGAAATAGCTCTTCCTCTGCCCATAGAACCCCTCAACATGGATGAAATTGGGTTTTTATCCTAATTTTCTGTCACAACTGAGCTTTCTGGCAGTCTTGTGGATCAATTGTTATTTGGGGGGTTCAAGGTTTGGAGCTAGAGATGGTGAATGAGTTTGCCTAGACTCTATACTGGGTTCAGGTGAGGTATGAGGTTGATAGTGATTTGGGTAGGAAACTTTGGGATGCTTCTGTTAGTCTCTATACTAGTTGTTGCGAATAGACAACACGATCTTAGGGTATTCACAGAATACTTTCAATCTCAGATTAAAGACAGCGAAGACAGGAAGCTCGATATcttaacatacacaaaatgaAACGAAAAACAGAAACGAATAATAACAAAGGGAGACAAggatttttaccgtggttcacccaaaatagggctacgtccacgttgagctctagTGAGAAGAGCTCATTGTACTAAGTAAAGAATCGGAGATTACACCCTCATAAACCCTCACAATCTCTTTGTACAAACACTGGGTCGCTAACCAAAAATGCCCAATAATCACAAATACAGATTAAAGGCAGAACCTATCGAACCATAGAACAAAATAATCTATACATTGCATTTACAAAGAACGGTATGAAGGAACCTACTAGAGAAAACCCTAGCCCGAAGCCAAGCAGAAAAACCCTCTGGATGAATCTCTTTCTTTCCCccccctttccttttctttcttttcgtCTCTTTTGTCTGACCGTTCACATCTCGAGGAGCGAGATTGAAAGCCACGATGGATGGCTGGGATTGCAGCTCATAAAGCATGGATGAGAGGCTGAGATCAAATCGTGCAAGTACGATGATTATTCCAACATAAATGGCAGTCGGGCAGGGAATGCGATCGGGTGAGAAAGGCAATCGGATGAAGGACAATCAGCAAGGACAATCAGGCGCCATCAAGGAGCAGCGGATGGTTGCCGCGTGTTTCCATCCAGCAGGTGCCACATGGCAATCTGTGGTTGCAGCACGCTGCCTTCCAATCTGCTAATTCCAACGACGTCGTTTGGTGCTTCACAACCATCACTAGTCTTCTCAGGGAGAGAACCAATAGATCTTTTCTTCAAAAAGTGTTGGAAAAAGTTGGAGCCTCACCTTGTTTGGTTTTTTGTATGGTCAGCGGCCTTTGAACTCCATTCTCACATGGGCAATCCGGGAAAAAGTATAAAATGCTTCCTTAGGTGCTGCATGTGTAGAAAGCTGCGGAATCTGTGGATCCTCTTTGTACCCATTATGAAGTTGTGGCCAATATGGAGCCTGTTCCTTCCTAGTTTTGGTATTCACTGAGCTTTTTTTGGTCCAGTTGTGTCTCTGTATGAAACTAGCCTGGCGGATGCAGAGTTTGTAATTTCAAGAAAAGTTGGATAATAGCCCCTTTGTCTGTGATATGCATATTTGGAATATAGATTTGGCATCTTTCTGTACGGCCTGTGTACAGAAGCAGCATTTCTCTTGGTTTCttttttgtgattaattattcTTTACTCATtgagggggggagggggagcTTCTATATGCATGATGTTACTTAATAGTTGCTGAAATATGGCATGTTAGTAGGCAACAATTTTTGACAGCGCACTTACAATAGCACTTGCTATTGTTGCCTGTGTCATaactgtttttaattttgatacatATCATAACaagtgttttcttttttatttcttccctttttcttctttttttttttttttgggggggggggggggggggcaataATTAATCAGCAATGCTGGCTTGCAAGATATATGTGCAATTGCGACAGCAAGCAGCGGCATTGAAGATCCAGAAGAATTTCCGAGGCTATATTGCTCGGAAATCCTACTTAACAGTTCGATCATCTGCTATCACACTGCAGACAGGCTTAAGGGCAATGACTGCTCGCAATGAGTTCAGATTCAGAAAGCAAACTAATGCTGCAATTATTATTCAGGTCCTATAGCCACGCTGTTATTATTTGTCAACTAGTTACTGTTATTATTCTGATTTTGAAAGTGGTACATGTTGACTAAATGAGCTTGTTACTGGCTTGTAGGCTCATTTCCGTGGTCACCAGGCATATTCTTATTACAAGAGTCTTCAGAAGGCTGCTATTGTTTCTCAATGTGGTTGGAGACAGAGGGTTGCTCGGAGAGAGCTCAGGAAGCTCAAAATGGTTCAATCTCAACCCTTAATATGCTTTTTCTCTGGGTGAAAATTTTGATGCATAGTGTATTTTGTGTGGAACAACTTTCTACTTTGTTGACTGTCATGCATATTTGTTCAGGCTGCAAGAGAAACAGGGGCCCTTAAAGAAGCAAAAGACAAGCTAGAAAAGCGTGTTGAAGAGCTGACGTGGCGATTACAGATTGAGAAGCGATTAAGAGTAACATTATTTCACTTTATGTCATGCCTATACATTATGGAAGGCATTGTGCCAGCCCTGAATTCCACCATATCTTTTTTTGTTGAGTACAGACTGATCTGGAAGAGGCGAAGGCCCAAGAGATTGCAAAGTTACAGGATGCTTTGCATGCAGTGCAAATACAAGTAGAAGAGGCAAATGCCAAAGTTATCAAAGAGCGAGAGCTGGCACGCAAAGCTATTGAGGAAGCACCTCCTGTAATTAAGGAGACTCCAGTCATAATTCAAGACACAGAAAAGATTGATTACTTAACAGCTGAAATAGAGAGTTTAAAGGTATGACTTGGATACTAATGATGGTAGAAGATTTCTTATGTAAACATAAACATAGAGACACTAATAACACGAAAGTAGTCATCTgatatttttgcaaaaaaaaaatagaaatctGTACATTTGTCAGAGGAAGACTGAAAATGTGAAACATTACCATCTATGTGTTATtcataaacaacaacatatctagcctttatcccactatgtggggtcgactacatgaattctagacttacatgtatttctgttttttgtcatatctttatttaggttcatacacttcatatcaaactttaatctCTCCCaactcccaaagtcttcttgggtctgcctctacctctttttttgactaattgttccatttcatcaactcttctcacaggaacgtctcttggtctccttctcacatgaccaaaccatcttagtttagtctctctcatcttctcctcgattggcactactcctactttattacgaataacttcatttctaattttatcttttcttgtatggcagcacatccatcttaaccaATTAATTATCATTCAGGAGCTCTTGGAATTTTGTTTATGGTCATACTGAAAACAATTGAAGATAAATGACATAGAActttattgatataaatatatttgataatatatGATACGAGGTCTCAGATTTTGAGTTCATTGACTTGGAGGATGCTTTAAATTATCCAGGCCTCATTGTTATTAGAAAGACAAACAGCTGAAGAAGCTAGGAAGACCTTCAAAGATGCTGAGGCCAGAAACACAGATCTGGTGAAAAAACTTGAAGACACAGAACGTAGAGCAGAGAACCTTCAAGATTCTGTACAGAGGTCTGCAAAAACAAAACTCTCAAATTTATGcgttattttagattttgtaaGGCAGTGGGAATAAGCAAGAGTCACAGTCTGTTTGAGCCCTTTGCTTTGTGACCCAAAAAGACTTCAATTGCCTTAGCTTCCATAAAGAGAGTGAAAAGCCAgcatctttttctttataatttatttgtgttctATATTCACTTGCATCTTCAGTTCGACATTGGTCTATAAACTGTTAAATGTTTAATTGCAGGCATACATGTGCTTTTAgttattatttgtaattattgtaatactTTTTCCTGTTTCAGGCTTGAGGAGAAACTTTCTAATACAGAGTCAGAGAATCAAGTACTTCGTCAGCAAGCATTGGCCATTTCCCCCACTGGGAAAACTTTATCTGCACGGCAAAGGACAATGATTATTCAGGTGCTATTATAGTATTATATGCTTACTCATTACAGTGCTTCATGTATATGCATTTCTGGTATTATATGCTTACTCATTACAGTGCTTCATGTATATGCATTTCTGAGTACTTTCTTTACATAATTTCAGAGAACACCTGAGAATGGTAGTGTTCTGAATGGAGAAACAAAGATTGCAGCGGTAAGAAGAAATTATAACTTTATGAAATGCAGATTGGAAAAATTTGATGAAGTGGAAAATGTCCACAAACTTGTATGGCTTACCCTATGCTGTTTATTTCAGGACACTTCTCTTGCTTTATCAAATCCACGAGAGCCTGAATCCGAAGAAAGGCCACAAAAATCTCTTAATGAAAAGCAGCAAGTAAGTAGGATTGAACCAAAAACAATTGCATGACTTATATCACCATATTAAGATTGACTCTGAAAAGTTAGTGATTAATGTCTCTTTTGATTTGTGCAATCTGCTGTATTAATGCAGGAGAATCAGGACCTCCTAATCAAGTGTATTACACAAGACTTGGGATTTTCTGGGGGCAAACCTGTTGCTGCTTGTGTCATATATAAATGCCTCCTCCACTGGAGGTCATTTGAAGTTGAAAGAACTACTGTGTTTGACCGTATAATTCAAACAATTGCTTCAGCAATAGAGGTAGGTAT
The sequence above is a segment of the Diospyros lotus cultivar Yz01 chromosome 7, ASM1463336v1, whole genome shotgun sequence genome. Coding sequences within it:
- the LOC127805989 gene encoding myosin-17-like, with the translated sequence MAAPVNIIVGSHVWVEDSVLAWIDGEVIKINSQGVHVHLTNGKTVVTDITKVFPKDTEAPPGGVDDMTKLSYLHEPGVLQNLATRYELNEIYTYTGNILIAINPFQRLPHLYDTHMMEQYKGAAFGELSPHVFAVADVAYRAMINEAKSNSILVSGESGAGKTETTKMLMRYLAHLGGRSGVEGRTVEQQVLESNPVLEAFGNAKTVRNNNSSRFGKFVEIQFDKNGRISGAAIRTYLLERSRVCQISDPERNYHCFYLLCAAPSEVREKYKLGNPLSFHYLNQSNCYELDGVNDAHEYLATRRAMDIVGISEEEQEAIFRVVAAILHLGNIEFAKGKEIDSSVIKDEKSRFHLNMTAELLKCDAKSLEDALIKRVMVTPEEVITRTLDPVAALGSRDALAKTIYSRLFDWIVEKINRSIGQDPNSKSIIGVLDIYGFESFKHNSFEQFCINFTNEKLQQHFNQHVFKMEQEEYTKEEINWSYIEFVDNQDVLDLIEKKPGGIIALLDEACMFPKATHETFAQKLYQTFAKNKRFTKPKLSRTSFTISHYAGEVIYQADLFLDKNKDYVVAEHQDLLTASKCSFVAGLFPALPEESSKSSKFSSIGSRFKLQLQSLMETLSSTEPHYIRCVKPNNVLRPAIFENINVIQQLRCGGVLEAIRISCAGYPTRRTFYEFLLRFGVLAPDVLEGNYDDKVACQMILDKMGLKGYQIGKAKVFLRAGQMAELDARRAEVLGNAAKKIQRQIRTYIARKEFILLREAAIQLQSCWRAMLACKIYVQLRQQAAALKIQKNFRGYIARKSYLTVRSSAITLQTGLRAMTARNEFRFRKQTNAAIIIQAHFRGHQAYSYYKSLQKAAIVSQCGWRQRVARRELRKLKMAARETGALKEAKDKLEKRVEELTWRLQIEKRLRTDLEEAKAQEIAKLQDALHAVQIQVEEANAKVIKERELARKAIEEAPPVIKETPVIIQDTEKIDYLTAEIESLKASLLLERQTAEEARKTFKDAEARNTDLVKKLEDTERRAENLQDSVQRLEEKLSNTESENQVLRQQALAISPTGKTLSARQRTMIIQRTPENGSVLNGETKIAADTSLALSNPREPESEERPQKSLNEKQQENQDLLIKCITQDLGFSGGKPVAACVIYKCLLHWRSFEVERTTVFDRIIQTIASAIEVQDNNDVLAYWLSNTSTLLLLLQHTLKASGAASLTPQRRRSTSASLFGRMSQGLRGSPQSAGLSFLNGRMLGRLDDLRQVEAKYPALLFKQQLTAFLEKIYGMIRDNLKKEISPLLGLCIQAPRTSRASLVKGRSQAHAVAQQALIAHWQSIVKSLNAYLKIMKANYVPPFLVRKVFTQIFSFVNVQLFNSLLLRRECCSFSNGEFVKAGLAELEHWCGNATEEYAGSAWDELKHIRQAVGFLVIHQKPKKNLNEITNELCPVLSIQQLYRISTMYWDDKYGTHTVSSDVISSMRVLMTEDSNNAVSSSFLLDDDSSIPFSVDDISKSMQQVEITDIEPPPLIRENSGFAFLHQRSD